In the genome of Triticum urartu cultivar G1812 chromosome 5, Tu2.1, whole genome shotgun sequence, one region contains:
- the LOC125508072 gene encoding uncharacterized protein LOC125508072 has protein sequence MSTASIEDDDHQAVSDDEEEDEDLEKYQPFTVDDFPRVSSDFDEQSDAVFQNPDIQLRGPSAMFLFRAFNDPLIEKHKHFFGSQYQLYDESEVNVNNNVRAIDCSHGCHCVPSGVLQFIDLKIAGYRHVQPGCADIFGFFAVRENAEPLRNYVYRRGIDNYEAVNVKRDTGIAHLSLTSPARCIHMRSRVLFEFKLSVRTDDQPEDGPKDDILIEGCTEFTEFMNMYKTGPFIETRRLYGEKCGLDMKFLVLRNAVQAKVDVEILRAPVDGLNLNLYAKTSGFRDVIRLFSGVTESGCRMSSVVGVMRYSYLILCISLYFSGCQLQAFHLVSNSKVFVFVPLLINQ, from the exons ATGTCTACCGCCAGCATTGAGGACGACGACCATCAGGCTGTCAGCGACGACGAAGAGGAGGATGAAGACCTAG AGAAATACCAACCTTTTACCGTTGATGATTTCCCAAGGGTTAGTAGTGATTTTGATGAGCAATCTGATGCTGTGTTCCAAAATCCTGATATTCAACTTCGAGGCCCTTCGGCAATGTTTCTTTTCCGGGCATTCAACGATCCCCTTATTGAAAAACACAAGCATTTCTTCGGTAGCCAATATCAACTCTATGATGAGTCTGAAG TCAATGTGAACAACAATGTTAGGGCCATTGATTGCTCACACGGTTGCCATTGTGTACCGAGCGGCGTGCTGCAGTTCATTGATCTCAAAATTGCTGGTTATCGCCACGTCCAACCTGGATGTGCCGATATATTTGGTTTTTTCGCAGTACGTGAGAATGCTGAACCTTTGCGCAACTATGTGTACAGGCGTGGGATTGACAATTATGAAGCTGTAAATGTGAAGCGGGATACG GGCATTGCACATTTATCGCTGACTAGCCCTGCTCGATGTATTCACATGAGAAGCCGTGTGTTGTTTGAATTCAAGCTTTCTGTACGGACTGATGACCAGCCAGAAGATGGGCCAAAAGATGACATTCTGATTGAAGGATGTACCGAGTTTACTGAGTTCATGAACATGTACAAAACAGGACCATTCATCGAAACTCGGCGTCTGTACGGGGAGAAGTGTGGATTGGATATGAAGTTTCTGGTGTTGAGGAATGCAGTTCAAGCAAAGGTTGATGTTGAGATACTTCGTGCTCCTGTTGATGGCCTTAATCTGAATCTTTATGCGAAGACCAGTGGCTTCAGAGATGTGATCCGCCTCTTTTCTGGAGTTACAGAATCAGGTTGCAGAATGAGTTCGGTCGTAGGAGTGATGAGATACAGTTACCTTATTCTTTGTATCTCGCTGTATTTTTCTGGATGCCAGCTTCAGGCTTTTCACCTAGTCTCTAACTCTAAAGTCTTTGTATTTGTTCCTCTCCTGATTAATCAATGA